From the genome of Plasmodium malariae genome assembly, chromosome: 9, one region includes:
- the PmUG01_09038100 gene encoding conserved Plasmodium protein, unknown function encodes MDIRHVKGCAYYEREDEIDYKDEIKEVTENLIYERKKNFQEQDNYCYNSAISICPNVYCNIYTDLYNWFGFKNCRKIDIESLNTCFTDITNGGVGYYEKLIVLGGRVLELYSELHFFNKYNYEKDVEIVNDLKNIKSIKEVVFHYLYVQKRKNRVIYKNSLYLFGYSYLYTPLFFNNKNSIIKYVKACVAYAVKYSGSNIFSWMPSLIEHIHHAQKLKIAEIEQENELIQDLQEYFGYQFDYILPRIAECFSYHNIYITNSHLTGLQIIRMFANEYFSLLADDVNINGKEKVVWVREETEAFLNSKCIEIFSGCMISLNKYLNEKNVQVSKIRNIFEMILSSCWVLGNEKKNKIWVKALIQRLRQVQLLTQITTIEKWSYSIKKYNDINISNFVKDIYNFNNINGSILSPFQLQNINVYLPPKEVMLKQIPYYTTIADKYKDRYQQADNNKVKGKKDCQLYNALNNISKNIYMHFKPRKQTNVHSASVKKLVYTNKEDPYADMNYHKLKANLEEDESSNERYDDLVNMDEEEVFFPNKKMNIIKSERNKKNGIPVKIKYIRDANNDENSKYVIEIPKKDLTQRGSKNHVKAVLWGNGKKGLEIKLPAASNFISQMKIK; translated from the exons ATGGATATAAGACATGTAAAAGGTTGTGCATATTATGAAAGGGAAGATGAAATAGATTATAAAGATGAAATTAAAGAGGTTAcagaaaatttaatatatgagagaaaaaagaattttcaaGAACAAGACAATTATTGTTACAACTCCGCAATAAGTATATGTCCGAACGtttattgtaatatttacACAGATTTATATAACTGGTTTggttttaaaaattgtaggAAAATAGACATTGAATCTTTGAATACCTGTTTTACAGATATAACAAATGGAGGTGTAGGTTATTATGAAAAGCTGATAGTATTAGGAGGAAGAGTTTTAGAATTATATAGtgaattacatttttttaataaatataattatgaaaaagatGTAGAGATAGTTAAtgatttgaaaaatattaaatcaaTTAAAGAAGttgtttttcattatttatatgttcaaaagagaaaaaatcgtgtaatatataaaaacagtttatatttatttggtTATTCTTATCTGTATAcaccattattttttaataataaaaattccataataaaatatgttaaagcATGTGTAGCATATGCAGTCAAATATAGTGGTTCAAATATTTTCTCGTGGATGCCTTCCTTAATTGAACATATACATCATGcacaaaaattaaagattGCAGAAATAGAACAGGAAAACGAGTTAATACAAGATTTACAGGAATATTTTGGGTACCAATTTGACTACATATTACCAAGAATAGCAGAATGTTTTAGTTATcacaatatttatataaccaATTCCCACTTAACAGGACTACAAATAATTCGAATGTTCGCTAATGAGTATTTTTCCCTTTTGGCGGAT GACGTGAACATAAACGGAAAGGAAAAAGTAGTATGGGTGCGAGAGGAGACTGAAGCCTTTTTGAATTCCAAATGTATTGAAATCTTTAGTGGATGCATGATATCATtgaacaaatatttaaatgagaaaaatgtACAAGTATCTAAGATAAGGAACATATTCGAAATGATATTATCATCCTGTTGGGTTTTaggaaatgaaaagaaaaataaaatatgggTAAAGGCTTTAATACAAAGATTAAGACAAGTGCAGTTATTAACTCAAATAACTACTATAGAAAAGTGGTCTtatagtataaaaaaatataatgatattaatataagtaattttgtaaaagatatatacaactttaataatataaatggaaGTATATTATCACCTTTCCagttacaaaatattaatgtttaTTTACCTCCAAAGGAGGTTATGTTAAAACAGATTCCTTATTATACTACTATTgctgataaatataaagatcGGTATCAGCAAGCAGATAATAACAAAGtgaagggaaaaaaagaCTGCCAACTTTATAATGCATTGAACAATATttcgaaaaatatatatatgcatttcaAACCTAGGAAGCAGACAAATGTTCATTCAGCTAGTGTGAAAAAGCTAGTCTACACGAATAAGGAGGACCCATATGCAG ATATGAATTATCACAAACTTAAAGCAAATCTTGAGGAAGATGAGTCTTCAAACGAAAGATATGATGATCTTGTGAACATGGACGAGGAAGAAGTATTTTTTcccaataaaaaaatgaacataataaaatcagaaagaaataaaaaaaatggaatccctgttaaaataaaatatattagagaTGCAAACAATGATGAAAATTCTAAATATGTCATAGAGATACCAAAAAAAGACCTGACACAAAGAGGGAGTAAAAATCATGTAAAAGCTG TGCTTTGGGGAAACGGCAAAAAAGGCTTAGAAATTAAGCTACCGGCTGCAAGCAACTTTATATCACAGatgaaaattaaatga
- the PmUG01_09038200 gene encoding spermidine synthase, putative — MDKLISCNKIKLTVVLVGGLCSLALYHMKKKIKFSQFLFSKKWFSEFSLMWPGQAFSLEIKKIIHQARSKYQNILVFESTTFGNVLVLDGVIQLTEKDEFAYHEMMAHIPMTIAKEPKNILVVGGGDGGVIRELCKYKTVENIDICEIDEMVIDVCKMFFKNISCGFEDKRVNVFIEDASKFLENVTNTYDIIIVDSSDPIGPAESLFNQDFYEKVYHALKPIGYCVAQCESFWIHVGTIKSMMGYAKKLFKKVEYANVCIPTYPCGCIGLLCCSKSDTGMSKPIKKLETKEFLDLKYYSYKNHSASFRLPSFVLKEIENV; from the exons atggataagcTAATATCATGCAACAAGATCAAATTGACTGTTGTTTTGGTGGGAGGTTTATGCTCTCTAGCATTATAtcatatgaaaaagaaaataaaattttctcaATTTCTATTTTCGAAAAAATGGTTTAGCGAATTTTCATTGATGTGGCCAGGACAAGCATTTAGtctggaaataaaaaaaattattcaccAAGCCAGATCGAAATACCAA AATATATTAGTCTTTGAAAGTACCACTTTTGGGAATGTATTAGTGTTGGATGGTGTAATCCAATTAACAGAAAAAGACGAGTTCGCTTATCACGAAATGATGGCACATATACCAATGACAATTGCAAAAGAGCCCAAGAATATTTTAGTTGTAGGAGGAGGTGATGGAGGAGTAATAAGagaattatgtaaatataaaactgtTGAAAATATAGACATTTGTGAAATAGATGAAATGGTTATAGATGTatgtaaaatgttttttaaaaatattagttgTGGTTTTGAAGATAAAAGAGTAAATGTGTTTATTGAAGATGCTAGtaaatttttagaaaatgtAACGAACACatatgatattataataGTAGATAGTTCAGACCCCATCGGGCCTGCGGAATCTTTATTCAACCAagatttttatgaaaaagtaTACCATGCACTGAAACCCATTGGTTATTGTGTTGCGCAG tgCGAATCTTTTTGGATACACGTAGGAACAATAAAAAGTATGATGGGATACgcgaaaaaattatttaaaaaggtaGAATATGCAAATGTTTGTATTCCAACCTATCCGTGTGGATGTATAG gCTTACTGTGCTGCTCCAAATCAGACACAGGTATGTCAAAACCaatcaaaaaattagaaaCAAAGGAATTTTTAgatttgaaatattatagTTATAAAAATCATAGCGCATCATTTAGGTTACCATCATTTGTTTTAAAGGAGATTGAAAATGTCTAA
- the PV1 gene encoding parasitophorous vacuolar protein 1, putative, with protein MMKVALSILLLLLPSYAVATGMDEPLPPAIESITGKLKTANDAHNKYLNIINEVLSKKEENFAFSVSTSGYKCTFNKFDIIVDNSSKAVNSLFVEDNEALIKDAINEYKLRLMLELDHLKPPHINLKNLKKDFQGICLKYFTDLRMKFFHIYRNDGVTGNNNNISDEGSNNENQLPSNYESSLSDSDVSSDENRDLSEVTEDGKNENKNPQITSSYSFSSHSSHKVVQNGKEILNENDESNVSSDDEDHASLGPMTKEKALEIFLKNTAFEIEGYCTEEQPKEKPFIVYFTGNLSRNHIATACNTTGKNHLRGADGKLLPIQPLSADDMNRMMSDMFKFFESQKDAQQLLFPILDKFNMLGSLENMGFPEELDFDSLLNNLPDSTTQGGNNSGGRRNKPDSRIPLDDSNDEDQNN; from the coding sequence atgatgAAAGTAGCGCTATCGATATTACTTTTGCTTCTCCCATCATACGCAGTTGCAACAGGAATGGATGAACCTTTACCACCAGCCATTGAATCTATTACAGGAAAATTGAAAACAGCAAATGATGCTcacaataaatatttaaatattataaatgaagTTTTATCAAAGAAAGAAGAgaattttgctttttctgTTTCCACTAGTGGATATAAATGcacatttaataaatttgatATCATTGTTGACAATTCTTCAAAGGCTGTAAACTCTTTATTTGTTGAAGATAATGAAGCGCTAATAAAAGATgctataaatgaatataaattgCGTTTAATGCTTGAATTGGATCATTTGAAACCTCCACATATTAACTTGAAAAATCTTAAGAAGGATTTTCAAGGTATTtgtttgaaatattttacagATTTAAGAATGAAATTTTTCCACATATACAGGAATGATGGAGTAAcaggaaataataataatattagtgaTGAGGGTTCGAATAATGAAAACCAATTACCATCAAACTATGAATCTTCTTTATCTGATTCTGATGTATCTAGTGATGAAAATAGAGACTTGTCAGAAGTAACTGAAgatggaaaaaatgaaaataaaaacccACAAATTACTAGTAGCTATTCTTTTTCATCCCACAGTTCACATAAAGTAGTACAAAATGGTAAAGagatattaaatgaaaatgacGAAAGCAATGTTAGTAGTGACGATGAAGATCATGCATCATTAGGACCTATgacaaaagaaaaagcacttgaaattttcttaaaaaatacagCATTTGAAATTGAAGGATATTGCACAGAAGAACAACCAAAAGAAAAACCATTCattgtttattttactgGTAATCTAAGTAGAAATCACATAGCAACTGCGTGTAATACTACAGGAAAAAATCATTTAAGAGGAGCTGATGGAAAACTTTTACCTATTCAACCATTAAGTGCAGATGATATGAATAGGATGATGAGCGatatgtttaaattttttgaaagtCAGAAAGATGCAcaacaattattatttcccATACTTGATAAATTTAACATGTTGGGTTCACTTGAAAATATGGGATTTCCGGAAGAACTAGATTTTGATAGCTTACTTAATAATTTACCAGATTCCACAACCCAGGGAGGTAATAATAGTGGCGGTAGACGTAATAAACCAGATAGCCGAATTCCACTAGACGACTCTAATGATGAAGACCAGAACAATTAG
- the RPN7 gene encoding 26S proteasome regulatory subunit RPN7, putative — MNENKDNICELNKNSYPNFYLANLFYILQLSHISINERNETLQKFLDEIKKNNMYPYYSYICDELNLHMDQTLYDTLKYKADEEFNEIEKKLLEASENFDSIDTKNDILLKANFFCKIGDKENAYKEYEEVYKKGIGIGVKLDILLTIIRISIFFNDLKNTKKYLEQAKMQMEKGGDWERKNKLKIYEALNYIMIRNFPEASKILIDAASTFTATEIISYDEIIFYVVILGIMTEERTVLDKKILNSSVILQVTSSDDDLHSYIYSFYHCDYRTFMEKTIKIAMRVKRDRYMGRHYRYFIRNTRVRAYRQFLEPFKSVTLKNMAFAFGVSEEFIEAEISSFIANGKLNCKIDKVNGSIESNQPNERNTMYLNTIKKGDILLNRIQKLSRVIDM; from the exons ATGAATGAGAACAAAGATAACATTTGCGAGCTGAACAAAAACAGCTATCCTAATTTTTACTTGGCTAacttattttacattttacaaTTATCGCATATATCAATAAATGAGAGAAATGAAacattacaaaaatttttagatgaaataaaaaaaaataatatgtatccatattatagttatatatgcGATGAACTAAATTTACATATGGACCAAACTCTTTACGACACTTTGAAATACAAAGCCGATGAagaatttaatgaaattgAGAAAAAACTTTTAGAGGCCTCCGAAAATTTTGATTCAATTGAtacaaaaaatgatattcTACTGAaagcaaattttttttgcaaaattggCGATAAG GAAAATGCATATAAGGAATACGAAGAAGTATACAAAAAGGGGATAGGTATAGGAGTTAAATTAGATATATTACTTACCATAATCAGAATAAGCATATTCtttaatgatttaaaaaatactaagAAATACTTAGAACAAGCAAAAATGCAAATGGAAAAAGGTGGAGATTGGGAAAGAAAGaataaactaaaaatatatgaagcattaaattatattatgataCGAAATTTCCCAGAAGCTTCCAAAATTTTAATAGATGCTGCTTCTACCTTTACTGCAACTGAGATAATTTCATATgatgaaattattttctatGTCGTTATTCTTGGAATA ATGACCGAAGAGAGAACAGTACTGGACAAGAAGATATTAAATAGCTCCGTAATTCTGCAAGTTACTAGTAGTGATGATGACTTACATAGTTACATTTACTCCTTTTATCATTGTGATTATCGTACGTTTATGGAAAAGacaataaaaatagcaaTGCGAGTTAAAAGAGATAGATATATGGGAAGGCATTATAgatattttattagaaataCTAGAGTTAGAGCATATAGACAATTCTTGGAGCCCTTTAAAAGTGTTACTCTTAAAAATATGGCCTTTGCCTTTGGTGTTAGTGAAGAGTTCATTGAAGCTgaaatttcttcttttattgcAAATGGAAAACTGAATTGTAAAATTGACAAAGTTAATGGTTCAATAGAAAGTAACCAACCTAATGAAAGAAATACAATGTATTTGAATACCATCAAAAAG GGGGACATTTTACTAAACAGAATACAAAAGTTGTCAAGAGTAATTGATATGTGA